GGAATTTTCAGAAGGTAAAATTCCTTTGTGAGATAGAGGTAAAATATACTCTATTTCTTTATTTAGAAATGTTGCATATTTTGAAGGATTTATATTATCGTTTTTGTAAGGAATTAACCATAATTTAAATCTATTTATTCCATTATCTATGTAATCACTTTCTTTTAAAATTTTTTCTTTTCCTAAGGTATTTAAGGAATGATGGTAAGCAAATCTTGGACTCCTTAAAATGCTTAATCTTAATTCTTTTCCATCAAAGTCATATCCATAAAAACCATCATTTATTACACATATTCCATATTTCTCATTTTTAAAGTCCCCGGATATTTTTATCCATCGTTGAAATGGATGTTCTTCGCCATCATCTTTTCTTTCCACAAAAGACATGGGTATTTCACAAAAAATTCTCTGATTTTTAAGGTTAACTGGTAAAGATATTTTTAAAAACTTCTTTTTTTCCTGCCAATTAACTTTCCCATTTATTTCAAGATATGGCAAATTATCATATAAATTGTATTCAACAACTATCTCTGATTTATTATAAAGAGTTATATTCGATTTTAGCCACCAAATTTAATTATCAAAAATATTTTAAAACGGACTTTTAAAAATGTCCGATTTTTCTTTTGTTCTTCCTAAATCATATCAAAACCCATCTTTTTATTCAATATCTATTCCGCCGCTTTTATCACTTCCCTTTCTTTTTGTTTTTTTAATCCTCCAAAAAACTTTAGCGGACATCAAAAGGTACGTTTTACACTTTGCACTTTTCTTAAATCTTCCCTTACCCACTCCCGCCACAAAACATCTGGACGCTAAAATATG
Above is a window of bacterium DNA encoding:
- a CDS encoding glycoside hydrolase family 38 C-terminal domain-containing protein gives rise to the protein MTLYNKSEIVVEYNLYDNLPYLEINGKVNWQEKKKFLKISLPVNLKNQRIFCEIPMSFVERKDDGEEHPFQRWIKISGDFKNEKYGICVINDGFYGYDFDGKELRLSILRSPRFAYHHSLNTLGKEKILKESDYIDNGINRFKLWLIPYKNDNINPSKYATFLNKEIEYILPLSHKGILPSENSFVKVEKENIIVEVLKKGEDGNFLILRAYETSGKLTETNLEIFGKKYRVNFGKFEIKTLKIKDNKITEVNLLEK